The Thermoanaerobaculales bacterium genome has a segment encoding these proteins:
- the bcp gene encoding thioredoxin-dependent thiol peroxidase: protein MSESAIRAGAKAPAFTLPDQDGKDVSLAGLRGSWVVLYFYPKDDTPGCTTEACEFTEGIEAFRDLDAVVLGCSADSPEKHRAFIAKHGLKVRLLSDRDHKVMRAFGAWGEKSMYGRTTTGVIRSTVLIDPEGRVAHHWPKVKAAGHAEQVREKLAELQG, encoded by the coding sequence ATGAGCGAGTCTGCTATTCGGGCCGGCGCAAAGGCGCCGGCGTTCACACTCCCTGACCAGGATGGCAAGGACGTGTCGCTGGCTGGTTTGCGCGGGAGCTGGGTCGTGCTCTACTTCTACCCCAAGGACGACACCCCGGGCTGCACCACCGAGGCCTGCGAGTTCACCGAGGGCATCGAGGCCTTCCGCGACCTCGACGCGGTGGTGCTCGGCTGCAGCGCCGACTCGCCGGAGAAACACCGCGCGTTCATCGCCAAGCACGGTCTGAAGGTGCGCCTGCTCTCCGACCGCGACCACAAGGTCATGCGAGCCTTTGGCGCGTGGGGCGAGAAGTCGATGTACGGGCGCACCACGACGGGCGTCATCCGCTCGACCGTGCTCATCGACCCGGAGGGCCGCGTCGCCCACCACTGGCCCAAGGTCAAGGCCGCCGGCCACGCGGAGCAGGTGCGCGAAAAGCTCGCCGAGTTGCAGGGCTGA
- a CDS encoding peptidylprolyl isomerase translates to MTRSFSAFVVAFAIAAALAAAQPASAADPNPALLKPSLATEKAPETYKVKLETTKGDVVIEVTRAWAPNGADRFYNLVKIGYYDGAVFFRVIEGFMAQVGMNGDPAVGAAWMEASIPDDPPTQSNTRGMVTFAATAAPDSRTTQFFINFGDNSSLSKHGPFAPFGKVIEGMEVVDALYSGYGEGAPRGRGPSQAEIARQGNAYLKASFPELDAITRATLVAQ, encoded by the coding sequence ATGACACGGTCCTTCAGTGCTTTCGTTGTCGCCTTCGCAATCGCCGCGGCCCTCGCCGCCGCCCAGCCGGCATCGGCCGCAGACCCCAACCCCGCCCTGCTCAAGCCCTCACTCGCCACCGAGAAGGCGCCCGAGACCTACAAGGTCAAGCTCGAGACCACCAAGGGCGACGTGGTCATCGAGGTCACCCGGGCATGGGCGCCGAACGGCGCCGACCGCTTCTACAACCTGGTCAAGATCGGCTACTACGACGGCGCCGTGTTCTTCCGGGTGATCGAGGGCTTCATGGCACAGGTCGGCATGAACGGCGACCCGGCGGTCGGGGCCGCCTGGATGGAGGCCTCGATCCCAGACGATCCGCCGACCCAGAGCAACACCCGCGGCATGGTGACCTTCGCCGCGACCGCGGCGCCCGACTCGCGGACCACCCAGTTCTTCATCAACTTCGGCGACAACTCCTCCCTCTCGAAGCACGGGCCGTTCGCGCCGTTCGGCAAGGTGATCGAGGGCATGGAGGTGGTCGACGCGCTCTACTCCGGATACGGCGAGGGCGCGCCGCGGGGCCGCGGGCCGAGCCAGGCCGAGATCGCCCGCCAGGGCAACGCCTACCTCAAGGCGAGCTTCCCGGAGCTCGACGCGATCACGCGGGCCACCCTGGTCGCCCAGTGA